The following are encoded together in the Lactuca sativa cultivar Salinas chromosome 1, Lsat_Salinas_v11, whole genome shotgun sequence genome:
- the LOC111882858 gene encoding protein FAR-RED ELONGATED HYPOCOTYL 3-like produces the protein MLIFYIVFLQYGLTCICKDEHPLEHIQDQMYDNSEYHFGDCSSHKEAENELEFNDNEADYNIDDDSIYFQKVDHLIDNAEHSHVTHDYVLSGGSSYWIPVVSDHIKPKINSNFDSYRAALSMYYNYASLADFDVRLGPIRTTESDIITQRQLLYNRVGKPRKAKVDTLDPQNNKIQRRKDSFRCECKAKIVFILVHGTNKYIVAQFIEQHNHKLFGKDNMFLSRTKRKLDYSQEIFIQNLSKQNIGASGAHRLYTGLQGGSNIRGGFVSDFKNSTRNLNSYIGFRDAKFIVGKMLERKNNIPSFSFEFKVVEKKLNAIFWADETSKYNYNAFGEVVSLDATFSMNKYSYILQYNHRKCVTFGARLLSREDGSSYSWLLTTFLKAFKKQPTLVLTDQDPALIKAVNQVQKEISDSEKTCFQMSVTSNNGVDTIIILEKQKNITTRKPSSPVVVDKVEEYYYDSLTEDT, from the exons atgttgatattttatattgtttttttgCAATATGGCCTAACTTGCATTTGCAAAGATGAGCATCCATTAGAACATATTCAAGATCAGATGTATGACAATTCCGAATATCATTTCGGTGATTGTAGTAGTCATAAAGAGGCAGAAAACGAACTCGAGTTCAATGATAATGAGGCAGATTATAATATAGACGATGATAGCATTTATTTTCAGAAAG TGGATCATCTTATAGACAATGCAGAACATTCTCACGTTACACATGATTATGTTTTGTCTGGTGGATCATCTTATTGGATTCCTGTTGTTTCCGACCACATCAAACCTAAAATCAATTCAAATTTTGATTCATACAGAGCAGCATTATCAATGTACTACAATTACGCATCATTAGCAGACTTTGATGTCAGACTTGGACCTATTAGAACCACCGAATCCGACATTATAACACAACGACAGTTGCTATACAATCGGGTAGGTAAACCAAGAAAAGCTAAAGTGGATACTTTAGACCCTCAAAATAATAAGATTCAGAGAAGGAAAGACTCATTTAGGTGCGAATGCAAAGCCAAAATTGTTTTTATTCTAGTACATGGTACTAATAAATATATTGTTGCTCAATTTATCGAACAACACAATCATAAGTTGTTTGGTAAGGACAATATGTTTTTGTCTCGTACAAAGAGGAAACTTGATTATTCACAGGAGATCTTTATTCAAAATTTGTCAAAGCAAAATATTGGTGCCTCAGGAGCACATAGATTGTATACTGGACTTCAGGGTGGTTCTAACATCCGCGGTGGGTTCGTTTCTGATTTCAAGAACAGTACTAGAAATCTTAATTCTTACATAGGTTTCAGGGATGCAAAATTCATTGTAGGGAAGATGCTGGAAAGGAAAAACAATATACCAAGTTTTTCTTTTGAATTTAAAGTTGTTGAGAAAAAATTGAATGCTATTTTTTGGGCTGACGAAACCTCAAAGTACAACTACAATGCTTTTGGAGAGGTTGTTTCTCTTGATGCCACATTCAGCATGAATAAGTATTCTTACATTCTGCAAT ATAATCATAGGAAATGTGTGACTTTTGGTGCTAGACTTTTGAGTAGAGAAGATGGTAGCTCTTACTCTTGGTTGCTTACAACATTTTTGAAAGCATTCAAAAAACAACCTACGCTTGTTCTTACAGATCAAGATCCAGCTTTAATCAAGGCTGTTAATCAA GTGCAGAAAGAGATTTCTGATTCCGAAAAAACTTGTTTCCAGATGAGTGTTACTTCTAATAATGGTGTTGACACTATTATTATTTTGGAGAAGCAAAAGAACATAACAACAAGGAAACCATCAAGTCCTGTTGTTGTTGACAAAGTTGAGGAATACTATTACGATTCTCTTACAGAGGATACCTAA